In Dyadobacter sp. CECT 9275, the following proteins share a genomic window:
- a CDS encoding GNAT family N-acetyltransferase yields the protein MSVSPILLSRSDIAEQHWNALIARSRQSVIYGFSWYLDVVCDNWMALVWPSKDTYSVVMPLPVKSKWGFQVIQQPFFCQYLGIFSEDAEIAEEVLSAFLRCLAHQFRYISNYQFNPDNTANIKTALDQSAFMVVPLHTYWLSLADTDGPVSGRYSKDRRENLRRSLSFDWGISSSTDISPLIELFRQNHEQRISGGVSTQAYDLLKNVFEKVLENADAKLLYARKQEIIHAGILLIRAGNRVIYIFNAADRTGREGNARTFLLDYFLSAENGTNTVFDFESPEIESIGSFYKSFGAEKKPFFSIHQNRLPFPLNLLQAWRRRRAADH from the coding sequence ATGTCCGTGTCGCCGATTCTTTTGTCGAGATCAGATATAGCAGAGCAGCATTGGAATGCGCTGATTGCGCGCAGCAGACAAAGTGTGATCTACGGATTTTCCTGGTATCTTGATGTGGTGTGCGACAACTGGATGGCTTTGGTCTGGCCTTCAAAGGATACTTACAGCGTTGTGATGCCGCTTCCTGTTAAAAGTAAATGGGGATTTCAGGTAATTCAGCAACCTTTTTTTTGCCAGTATTTAGGCATATTTTCAGAAGACGCGGAAATAGCTGAAGAAGTTCTGAGTGCTTTTCTCAGATGCCTGGCTCATCAGTTCAGGTATATATCCAACTATCAGTTTAACCCCGATAATACGGCGAATATCAAGACAGCTTTAGACCAGTCGGCATTCATGGTTGTTCCGTTGCATACCTATTGGTTATCCCTCGCAGATACGGACGGCCCAGTTTCCGGAAGGTATTCGAAAGACCGGAGGGAGAACCTGCGGAGAAGTTTGTCGTTTGACTGGGGCATTTCGTCTTCAACCGATATCTCGCCGCTGATAGAACTTTTCCGTCAGAACCATGAACAGCGTATAAGCGGGGGTGTCAGTACTCAGGCTTATGATTTGCTAAAAAACGTTTTTGAAAAGGTACTTGAAAATGCTGATGCGAAGCTCCTGTACGCACGGAAGCAGGAAATCATTCACGCCGGGATACTGCTGATTCGTGCTGGAAACAGGGTGATTTATATCTTTAATGCAGCGGATCGTACAGGACGAGAGGGCAATGCCAGAACATTTCTGCTGGATTATTTTTTGTCGGCGGAGAACGGAACAAATACCGTATTTGATTTTGAAAGTCCTGAAATAGAATCTATTGGGTCCTTTTACAAGAGTTTTGGAGCAGAAAAAAAGCCATTTTTTAGTATACACCAAAACCGACTTCCTTTTCCTCTGAACCTGTTACAAGCCTGGCGAAGAAGGCGTGCCGCGGATCATTGA
- a CDS encoding DUF3108 domain-containing protein, with product MKKLAIGIVFVISCFILYAFRQNEAERNLPNKSFGTGEKVEYRVHYGFINAAEAKVEVSKNITVVNNRPCFKINVSGRTVGAFDLISRVRDTWRSYLDTTAILPRMFQRSIQENKYRKEETVVFNHTTDQAVSTIKDEVKTYNTPNNVHDIISGYFYLRTLNFDHISEGDIIEVPTFFDGQIYKLRIRYVGKDVIKTKFGKTKVLRLNPLIPDNKFFKGEGAMRLWVSDDVNKIPLKAEVELAIGSLDMDIKSFKGLQKDIVFQ from the coding sequence ATGAAAAAATTAGCCATAGGAATAGTATTCGTTATCAGTTGTTTCATTTTATATGCATTCCGACAGAATGAGGCCGAACGCAACCTGCCCAACAAGAGTTTCGGTACGGGAGAAAAAGTTGAGTACCGTGTGCACTACGGATTCATCAATGCGGCCGAAGCTAAAGTGGAGGTTTCTAAAAACATTACGGTTGTTAATAACCGCCCCTGTTTTAAAATTAATGTCTCCGGACGTACGGTAGGTGCTTTTGATCTGATATCCCGCGTACGGGATACATGGCGCTCCTACCTGGATACGACGGCCATTTTACCCCGGATGTTCCAAAGAAGTATCCAGGAAAACAAATACCGCAAGGAGGAAACCGTTGTTTTTAACCACACCACAGACCAGGCCGTTTCTACGATTAAGGACGAGGTTAAAACTTATAATACCCCCAATAATGTGCACGACATCATCAGCGGATATTTCTACCTGCGGACACTTAATTTCGATCATATTTCGGAAGGTGATATTATTGAAGTACCTACGTTCTTCGACGGGCAGATTTACAAACTGAGGATCAGGTATGTCGGAAAAGATGTAATTAAAACCAAATTCGGAAAAACGAAGGTGTTAAGGCTTAACCCGCTCATTCCTGATAACAAATTTTTCAAGGGGGAGGGCGCAATGCGCTTGTGGGTCTCCGACGATGTCAATAAAATCCCTTTAAAGGCAGAAGTCGAACTAGCCATCGGATCGCTCGACATGGATATTAAATCCTTCAAAGGCCTTCAGAAGGATATTGTTTTTCAATGA
- a CDS encoding aminopeptidase, protein MLKKILLTLAVILILLALYYRELLSYGYMQAKGQLGILWNVRDVEEVLSDPAFPDSLKAQIRLIEEIKKFGVDSLGLNPSKNYTTFYDQHGKPLIWVITASERYRIEPYQWNFPIIGSFPYKGYFDSTRAVADEQKLKDQGYDTDIGDISAWSTLGYFKDPILSSMLKRKEGSLANLILHELTHGTLFVKNDLELNENLASFVGDYGAIRYLKQKYGADSEPLKTYEFSKKYNDAYAQHILRGIGKLDSLYKGFESDMRPDPRKDSLKKAIILSIVTNIDTLMGGKVALKSKKFEAGKLLPNNAVFINYKTYRSRQNIFKEEFEKKFDSNFKNYFSYLKEKYSSL, encoded by the coding sequence GTGTTAAAAAAAATATTACTTACCCTGGCAGTTATTTTAATTTTACTGGCACTGTATTACAGGGAATTGCTCAGTTACGGTTACATGCAGGCCAAAGGACAGCTTGGTATCCTCTGGAACGTACGTGATGTGGAAGAGGTACTGAGCGACCCCGCCTTTCCTGACTCCCTGAAAGCACAGATCCGGCTGATTGAAGAGATCAAAAAATTTGGTGTGGACTCGCTTGGACTGAACCCCTCCAAAAACTACACAACCTTTTATGATCAGCATGGCAAACCGCTGATATGGGTTATTACGGCGTCAGAAAGATATCGTATCGAACCTTACCAGTGGAATTTCCCCATTATTGGTAGCTTCCCATACAAGGGTTATTTCGACTCCACCCGGGCGGTTGCAGATGAGCAAAAACTTAAGGACCAGGGATATGACACGGATATAGGTGACATTTCGGCCTGGTCTACGCTGGGATACTTCAAAGACCCGATCCTTTCCAGTATGCTTAAAAGAAAAGAAGGAAGCCTGGCAAACCTGATCCTGCACGAACTGACCCATGGAACGCTTTTTGTAAAAAACGATCTGGAACTCAACGAGAACCTGGCCAGCTTCGTGGGTGATTACGGGGCAATCCGTTATCTCAAACAAAAGTATGGGGCCGACTCTGAGCCGTTAAAGACTTATGAGTTCTCCAAAAAATATAACGACGCTTATGCTCAACATATCCTGCGGGGAATTGGCAAACTGGACAGTTTGTATAAAGGATTTGAAAGTGATATGAGGCCAGACCCAAGGAAGGATTCATTAAAAAAGGCAATAATTTTATCAATTGTTACAAATATTGACACACTTATGGGAGGCAAAGTTGCGTTAAAGAGCAAAAAGTTCGAAGCCGGGAAACTTTTACCCAATAACGCAGTCTTTATTAATTACAAAACTTACCGGTCCAGACAGAATATATTTAAAGAGGAATTTGAAAAGAAGTTTGACAGTAATTTTAAAAATTATTTCAGCTATCTGAAAGAAAAATACTCCTCGCTGTAA
- a CDS encoding acyl-CoA desaturase yields the protein MEILIFFIAHWYLSLLMQTFFLHRYAAHKMFTMSPAWEKIFYTLTWIFQGSSFLSPYAYGVMHRLHHAYADTENDPHSPSFSDSVMDMMWKTKNYYNKIVHKTDNIDPKFKKGVPNWTFMERLGDLWVSRIGWGVLYVMFYIHFATAWWMFLLLPVHFLMGPIHGVIINWYAHRYGYVNFKVDDTAKNLLPFDFLMMGESYHNNHHKYGGRANFGFRWHEFDPTYPFILILNKLKIIKLKPNNDLNYM from the coding sequence ATGGAAATACTCATTTTTTTTATTGCGCACTGGTACCTTTCACTTCTTATGCAAACATTTTTTCTGCATCGCTATGCGGCTCATAAAATGTTCACAATGAGCCCTGCCTGGGAAAAAATATTCTATACACTCACCTGGATATTCCAGGGCTCATCCTTCCTGAGCCCTTACGCATATGGAGTCATGCATCGTTTACACCATGCCTACGCCGACACCGAGAATGACCCCCACTCACCCAGTTTTTCGGATAGTGTAATGGATATGATGTGGAAAACGAAAAACTACTACAACAAAATCGTTCACAAAACGGACAACATTGATCCGAAATTCAAGAAGGGAGTACCCAACTGGACGTTTATGGAGCGGCTGGGCGACCTTTGGGTATCCAGGATCGGCTGGGGTGTGCTGTATGTAATGTTTTACATTCATTTTGCCACTGCCTGGTGGATGTTCCTGCTCCTGCCCGTACACTTCCTGATGGGCCCTATCCATGGGGTTATCATCAACTGGTATGCACACCGTTATGGCTATGTGAATTTTAAAGTAGACGATACCGCCAAAAACCTGTTACCCTTTGACTTTCTGATGATGGGCGAGTCCTACCACAATAACCACCACAAATACGGCGGAAGGGCCAACTTTGGTTTTAGATGGCATGAGTTCGACCCTACCTATCCTTTCATTTTGATACTCAACAAATTGAAAATTATAAAGCTGAAACCGAATAATGATCTTAACTATATGTAA
- the recA gene encoding recombinase RecA: MAQATTDKDKTGDKDNKLKALQTTLEKLDKAYGKGTVMRLSDTKVLDIPVISTGSLGLDLALGVGGVPRGRVVEIYGPESSGKTTLSMHCIAEAQKKGGLAAFIDAEHAFDRSYAEKLGIDTSNLLISQPDSGEQALEIAEHLISSGAVDIIVIDSVAALVPRAELEGEMGDSKMGLQARLMSQALRKLTGVINKTGCCCIFINQLREKIGVMFGNPETTTGGNALKYYASVRLDIRRVGQIKESADNILGNRTRVKVVKNKVAPPFKVVEFDIMYGEGVSKVGEVIDLGVELDIIKKSGSWFSYDGNRLGQGRDAVKALLRDNPELMDELEGKVRAKVNNDPDSLIDTSEPNVSDNE; the protein is encoded by the coding sequence ATGGCACAAGCGACAACGGATAAAGATAAAACGGGGGATAAAGATAACAAGCTAAAAGCACTGCAGACTACGCTTGAGAAGTTGGACAAAGCTTATGGCAAAGGCACAGTGATGCGCCTTAGCGACACCAAAGTCCTGGATATCCCGGTGATTTCTACCGGCTCTCTGGGGCTGGACCTGGCATTGGGAGTGGGCGGAGTGCCAAGAGGCAGGGTTGTAGAAATTTATGGTCCTGAGTCTTCCGGTAAAACCACGTTATCCATGCACTGCATTGCAGAGGCACAGAAGAAAGGTGGCCTGGCAGCGTTTATTGACGCAGAGCATGCATTTGACCGTTCCTATGCTGAAAAGCTAGGTATTGATACCAGTAACCTGCTGATTTCGCAGCCGGATAGCGGCGAGCAGGCACTTGAGATTGCCGAACATCTGATCAGCAGCGGGGCGGTAGATATCATTGTGATTGACTCCGTTGCTGCTTTGGTACCACGTGCCGAGCTGGAAGGTGAAATGGGGGATAGTAAAATGGGCTTGCAGGCGCGCTTGATGTCACAGGCCTTGAGGAAACTTACAGGGGTGATCAATAAAACGGGATGCTGCTGCATTTTTATTAACCAGCTTCGTGAGAAGATCGGTGTGATGTTTGGTAACCCTGAGACCACTACCGGTGGTAATGCATTGAAGTATTATGCTTCTGTACGTTTGGATATCCGTCGTGTGGGGCAGATCAAAGAAAGCGCGGATAACATCCTGGGGAACAGAACGCGGGTGAAAGTGGTCAAAAACAAGGTGGCGCCTCCTTTCAAAGTGGTGGAGTTTGACATCATGTACGGAGAAGGTGTTTCCAAGGTGGGAGAGGTGATTGACCTGGGTGTAGAACTGGATATTATTAAAAAATCGGGCTCGTGGTTTAGCTATGACGGTAACCGTTTGGGGCAGGGACGTGACGCTGTAAAGGCTTTGCTAAGGGACAACCCCGAGTTAATGGATGAGTTGGAAGGAAAAGTGAGAGCCAAGGTGAACAACGACCCTGATTCTCTTATTGATACCAGCGAGCCTAACGTCAGTGATAACGAATAG
- a CDS encoding sigma 54-interacting transcriptional regulator, giving the protein MTYSLLTSSERLGIHTLGDLKKAGYHSFSVKEELRNNLINRLKNKEKNFPGIWGYEETVIPDVERAILSMHNINFLGLRGQAKTRIARMMVNLLDEYIPFVAGTDLHEDPLAPLTRSTRELIEEKGDHTPIGWLHREERYTEKLATPDVSVADLIGDVDPIKAATLKLPYSDERVIHFGLIPRSHRGIFVINELPDLQARIQVALFNILQEGDIQIRGFKLRLPLDIQFVFTANPEDYTNRGSIVTPLKDRIESQIVTHYPKTIEVGKKITEQEAIVKKEQKGMVHVNELTKVLIEQIAFEARDSEYVDSKSGVSARLTISAYESLLSTAERRALINDESETQVRISDLYGVVAAICGKVELVYEGEVEGPVIVAQNLIGKALRTQFLHFFPDPEKSKKSRINPYAKVIEWFGAGNTMEMPGDMTDREYSARLKTIDGLDDFVDMLSAYSNEAEKLFMMEFALHGMAEFSLIGKQSLDQGMKFQDLVSSMFSGPGEDDEDYDFDDDDEKPFR; this is encoded by the coding sequence ATGACCTATTCACTGCTGACGAGTTCCGAACGACTGGGTATTCATACCCTCGGAGATTTAAAAAAGGCCGGTTACCACTCTTTCTCTGTGAAAGAGGAATTGCGTAACAATTTGATTAACAGGCTCAAAAATAAAGAGAAAAATTTTCCGGGAATCTGGGGTTACGAGGAAACGGTTATTCCTGACGTTGAAAGGGCAATCCTTTCGATGCACAATATAAATTTTCTTGGACTCAGGGGGCAGGCCAAAACCCGTATTGCACGGATGATGGTTAATCTGCTGGACGAGTACATTCCCTTTGTGGCAGGGACAGACCTCCATGAAGACCCGCTGGCCCCGCTGACCCGCTCAACCAGGGAGCTTATTGAGGAAAAGGGAGATCATACACCCATCGGCTGGCTGCACCGGGAAGAACGTTATACCGAAAAACTGGCTACACCCGACGTATCTGTTGCTGATCTCATCGGCGATGTGGACCCCATCAAAGCGGCCACTCTGAAGCTGCCCTATTCTGATGAGCGTGTCATACATTTTGGCCTTATACCCCGCTCACATCGCGGCATTTTCGTTATTAATGAACTCCCAGACCTTCAGGCGCGTATCCAGGTCGCTTTGTTCAATATTCTTCAGGAAGGTGATATCCAGATACGCGGTTTCAAATTACGCTTACCGCTGGATATTCAATTTGTTTTTACCGCCAACCCGGAGGATTATACCAACAGGGGAAGTATTGTGACACCATTGAAGGACAGGATAGAAAGCCAGATTGTTACACACTATCCTAAAACAATTGAGGTTGGCAAGAAAATCACTGAGCAGGAAGCCATCGTAAAGAAGGAGCAAAAAGGAATGGTGCATGTAAACGAGCTTACCAAAGTGCTCATTGAACAGATTGCCTTTGAAGCACGAGATAGTGAATATGTAGATAGTAAAAGTGGTGTCTCGGCACGTCTGACAATATCTGCCTATGAAAGCCTTTTGAGTACGGCAGAAAGACGCGCACTCATAAACGATGAAAGCGAAACGCAGGTCAGGATCTCTGACCTCTATGGCGTAGTGGCTGCCATTTGCGGAAAGGTGGAGCTTGTGTACGAAGGGGAAGTGGAGGGCCCTGTGATTGTAGCCCAAAACCTGATTGGGAAGGCTTTGCGGACCCAGTTCCTCCATTTTTTCCCAGACCCCGAAAAAAGCAAGAAAAGCAGGATCAACCCTTACGCCAAGGTAATTGAATGGTTCGGTGCAGGCAATACCATGGAAATGCCCGGCGACATGACCGACCGCGAATATTCTGCCCGGCTCAAAACCATCGACGGACTGGATGACTTTGTGGATATGCTCAGTGCATACAGCAATGAAGCAGAAAAATTATTCATGATGGAATTTGCACTGCATGGAATGGCCGAGTTCTCATTGATCGGTAAACAGTCGCTGGACCAGGGAATGAAATTTCAGGACCTGGTGAGCAGCATGTTCTCCGGTCCGGGCGAAGATGATGAAGACTACGACTTTGACGACGACGATGAAAAACCGTTCAGGTAA
- the rny gene encoding ribonuclease Y, translating into MSSSLIFIILLSDIIAIGVGIFAGKYIFKQSFDQKEKEAQERAAEILRNAEVSAENIKKDRILEAKEKYLRLKSEFEEDANKKRVILQTNEQKLKQREQSLNQSIEQNKRREAELENAKNTLNQQLETAAKKKEEAEKMLQQQVSQLEKIANLTADQARDQLVDALKAEADTRAGSYVKSAMEEARLTATKEAKKIVIETIQRTAAEHAIENCVSVFNIENDDIKGKIIGREGRNIRALEAATGVEIIVDDTPEAIVISGFDPVRREIARLALHRLVQDGRIHPARIEEVVAKTRKNIDDEIVEIGERTVIDMGIHGLHPELVKMIGRMRFRSSYGQNLLQHSREVAKLCATMAAELGLNTKLAKRAGLLHDIGKVWPEESDLPHAILGMELAKKYKENPEVCNAIGAHHDEIEMTSMLSPIIQVCDAISGSRPGARREMMESYIQRLRDLENLALSFDGVEKCYAIQAGRELRVIIDADNVSDEKAGMLSFDISQKIEKEMQYPGQIKITVIREMRSVAYAR; encoded by the coding sequence ATGTCAAGTTCATTAATTTTTATCATCCTGCTGTCCGACATCATTGCGATCGGCGTCGGAATATTTGCTGGCAAATATATCTTCAAGCAATCCTTTGATCAAAAGGAAAAAGAAGCACAGGAAAGAGCCGCCGAGATACTGCGTAATGCAGAAGTTTCAGCAGAAAACATCAAAAAGGACCGCATACTGGAGGCCAAGGAAAAGTATCTTCGGTTGAAATCGGAATTTGAAGAAGATGCCAATAAAAAAAGGGTAATTCTTCAGACCAACGAACAGAAACTCAAGCAGCGTGAACAAAGCCTCAACCAGTCGATAGAGCAGAATAAGCGCCGTGAAGCAGAACTGGAAAACGCAAAAAACACGCTGAACCAACAGCTTGAAACGGCAGCCAAGAAAAAAGAAGAAGCCGAAAAAATGCTCCAGCAGCAGGTATCTCAGCTGGAAAAAATTGCCAACCTTACTGCTGACCAGGCGCGTGATCAGCTGGTAGATGCCTTGAAAGCCGAGGCCGATACCAGGGCCGGATCTTACGTCAAAAGTGCCATGGAAGAAGCACGACTTACAGCTACCAAGGAAGCAAAGAAAATTGTTATTGAAACCATTCAGCGCACGGCTGCGGAACACGCCATCGAAAACTGTGTGTCGGTTTTTAACATCGAAAACGATGATATCAAGGGTAAGATCATCGGCCGTGAAGGACGTAACATCCGGGCACTTGAGGCGGCTACGGGTGTTGAAATTATAGTGGATGATACCCCCGAAGCAATTGTTATTTCAGGTTTTGATCCCGTCCGCAGGGAAATTGCCCGGCTCGCGTTGCATAGGCTCGTACAGGACGGACGTATCCACCCCGCTCGTATTGAAGAGGTTGTAGCAAAAACAAGGAAGAATATAGACGATGAGATCGTCGAAATCGGTGAAAGAACCGTAATTGACATGGGAATCCATGGTTTGCATCCGGAACTTGTAAAAATGATAGGACGGATGCGCTTCCGATCATCCTACGGCCAAAACCTTTTACAGCACTCCCGTGAGGTTGCCAAACTCTGCGCTACCATGGCAGCGGAACTGGGCCTTAACACCAAACTTGCCAAACGTGCCGGTTTGTTGCATGATATTGGTAAAGTATGGCCGGAGGAATCAGACCTCCCCCACGCAATACTGGGCATGGAACTTGCTAAAAAATATAAGGAAAACCCGGAAGTTTGTAATGCCATAGGAGCCCACCACGACGAGATCGAGATGACAAGTATGCTATCCCCGATCATCCAGGTATGTGATGCTATTTCCGGTTCCCGCCCCGGCGCCCGACGCGAAATGATGGAATCGTATATCCAGCGTCTGAGAGATCTTGAAAATCTGGCACTATCCTTTGACGGCGTTGAAAAATGTTATGCTATCCAGGCCGGACGGGAACTAAGGGTCATCATTGATGCAGACAATGTATCAGACGAAAAAGCAGGCATGCTTTCATTTGATATATCCCAAAAAATTGAAAAAGAAATGCAGTATCCGGGCCAGATCAAAATTACCGTCATTCGTGAAATGCGCTCAGTGGCCTACGCCCGTTAA
- a CDS encoding cell division protein ZapA, whose translation MKKNNIPNPDVSVFIKLLDRGFKLSVPADQEKYYREGYEFFMERVKQHKNKAKGYDDIEAMGLTAIECMVALQRIREQMDHLTEAFQDRVDKLEETVANAISN comes from the coding sequence ATGAAAAAAAATAACATACCCAATCCTGATGTCTCTGTCTTTATAAAACTGCTGGACAGAGGCTTCAAGCTGAGTGTACCGGCTGATCAGGAAAAATATTACAGGGAAGGTTATGAATTCTTCATGGAGCGTGTAAAGCAGCATAAAAATAAGGCAAAAGGATACGATGATATTGAAGCAATGGGCCTTACCGCGATAGAATGTATGGTGGCTTTGCAAAGAATTCGTGAACAAATGGATCATCTGACAGAGGCGTTTCAGGATCGGGTAGATAAGCTTGAGGAAACCGTTGCGAACGCCATTTCAAATTGA
- the pheT gene encoding phenylalanine--tRNA ligase subunit beta translates to MKISYKWLKELIELTETPEEIGQLLTATGLEVEDIEEVESIKGGLKGVVIGEVLTCEKHPEADRLKLTTVDVGSGTPLSIVCGAPNAAAGQKVIVATVGATLYPTGSAEPLVLKKSKIRGAVSEGMICAEDELGLGTSHDGILILDTALTNGTPAAEYFGITSDYLIEIGLTPNRADAASHFGVARDLRAVLNRDITLPSVENFKTDNRSLSIAVEIKNPEACPRYAGLTISGITVTDSPDWLKQRLQTIGIRSINNIVDITNYICHELGQPMHAFDAAKVTGNQVLVQTVAEGTPFVTLDGQERKLAETDLMICNASEPMCIAGVFGGLTSGVSSETTAIFLESAYFSPVWVRRTGQRHSLKTDSSFRFERGTDPNMPVYALKRAALLIQELAGGMITSDIVDLYPSPIADFEFPVSYAHINRLIGKTLEKDLVHTILNKLDIELKDITESGFTAVVPPYRVDVQREADIIEEILRIYGFGQVELSESLSSDFISEFPVNDPEKLKLRISEQLAAKGFIETITNSLTKPDPQATLGESLPGETVKILNYLSEDLSVMRQTLLFSGLEVVAHNVNRRQKDLKLFEFGKIYYENNGKYVEKERLSLFLTGDIKEENWQEKSREVAFHDLAGYINQVLGALKVRSVEQQPADPNIFQYGLTLSLNKKPLVSFGLIKSAITKRADLKIPVFFADFDWDYLLRQYDGKVEYAEISKFPEVRRDLSLVVEKQVTFQELQQIAYKTEKQLLRSLNVFDVYEGANLEGKKSYSISFILQDDQQTLTDKVIDKSMQRLISAYEKELSALIRK, encoded by the coding sequence ATGAAAATTTCCTATAAGTGGCTTAAAGAGTTAATTGAACTAACCGAAACTCCTGAAGAAATTGGTCAGTTACTGACCGCGACAGGTCTGGAAGTAGAAGATATAGAAGAAGTAGAATCCATAAAAGGTGGCCTGAAAGGTGTAGTAATCGGCGAGGTACTTACTTGTGAAAAACACCCGGAAGCAGATCGTTTAAAACTGACAACCGTGGATGTAGGTTCAGGCACACCGCTTTCCATTGTGTGCGGTGCCCCCAATGCTGCGGCCGGACAAAAGGTTATCGTTGCCACTGTAGGTGCCACGTTGTATCCTACAGGTAGTGCGGAGCCATTGGTTTTGAAGAAATCAAAAATCAGAGGTGCCGTTTCGGAAGGGATGATCTGTGCCGAAGACGAACTGGGCCTGGGAACCAGCCATGATGGTATTCTCATCCTGGATACGGCCTTAACCAACGGTACTCCTGCCGCAGAATACTTTGGTATCACATCCGACTATCTGATCGAGATCGGGCTGACACCCAACCGGGCCGACGCAGCTTCCCACTTTGGTGTGGCCAGAGATTTGCGTGCAGTCCTCAACCGTGACATTACTCTGCCGTCTGTAGAGAACTTTAAAACCGACAACCGGTCTCTCTCCATTGCGGTAGAAATCAAAAATCCGGAAGCCTGCCCCAGATATGCAGGCCTAACGATCAGCGGTATCACCGTTACTGATTCACCGGATTGGCTGAAACAACGGCTTCAGACCATCGGAATCAGGTCTATCAATAATATCGTTGACATTACCAATTATATATGCCACGAACTTGGCCAGCCCATGCACGCTTTTGATGCAGCCAAGGTAACAGGGAACCAGGTTCTTGTTCAAACCGTAGCCGAAGGAACTCCTTTTGTGACGCTGGATGGTCAGGAACGGAAACTTGCGGAAACCGATCTGATGATCTGTAATGCTTCCGAGCCAATGTGCATTGCAGGTGTTTTTGGCGGGTTAACCTCCGGCGTTTCTTCCGAAACAACAGCGATATTCCTGGAATCTGCCTATTTTTCTCCCGTCTGGGTGCGCCGGACAGGACAACGTCACAGTCTCAAAACAGACTCATCGTTTCGTTTTGAGCGCGGTACCGATCCGAATATGCCCGTTTACGCATTAAAAAGGGCGGCTCTGTTGATCCAGGAACTTGCAGGCGGTATGATTACATCCGATATCGTGGACCTATATCCAAGCCCGATCGCCGACTTCGAATTCCCGGTCAGCTATGCACATATCAACAGGCTCATTGGAAAAACACTCGAAAAAGACCTTGTACATACCATCCTTAACAAGCTGGACATTGAGCTGAAAGACATCACTGAATCCGGCTTTACAGCAGTGGTACCACCTTACCGCGTGGATGTACAGCGCGAGGCGGACATCATTGAGGAAATTCTAAGAATATATGGGTTCGGGCAAGTTGAATTATCCGAGTCGCTGAGCTCCGATTTTATTTCTGAATTTCCCGTTAATGATCCTGAAAAATTAAAGCTGAGGATATCTGAGCAGCTTGCAGCCAAAGGTTTTATAGAGACGATCACCAATTCGCTTACCAAACCTGACCCACAGGCAACTCTTGGAGAAAGCTTGCCTGGAGAAACGGTAAAAATATTGAATTATCTGAGTGAAGATCTTTCTGTAATGCGGCAGACCCTCCTTTTTTCGGGACTGGAAGTAGTAGCACATAACGTTAACCGGAGACAAAAGGACCTGAAACTTTTCGAATTCGGGAAGATTTATTATGAAAACAACGGAAAGTATGTTGAAAAGGAACGGCTTTCCCTTTTTCTGACCGGAGATATTAAGGAAGAGAACTGGCAGGAGAAATCACGGGAAGTGGCTTTCCATGATCTGGCTGGCTATATCAATCAGGTATTAGGTGCGCTGAAAGTAAGGTCAGTAGAACAGCAGCCCGCAGACCCCAATATTTTCCAGTATGGACTAACACTGTCATTAAACAAGAAGCCCCTGGTAAGTTTTGGGCTGATCAAATCAGCGATCACGAAAAGGGCTGACCTTAAAATTCCGGTTTTCTTTGCTGATTTTGACTGGGATTATCTCCTTCGCCAATATGACGGCAAGGTGGAATATGCAGAAATAAGCAAATTCCCGGAAGTAAGAAGGGACTTATCGCTGGTAGTCGAAAAACAGGTAACCTTCCAGGAATTACAGCAGATCGCTTACAAAACAGAAAAGCAGTTGTTACGTTCTCTGAATGTATTTGATGTGTACGAAGGGGCTAACCTGGAAGGTAAGAAGTCGTACTCCATCAGTTTTATCCTTCAGGATGACCAGCAAACACTTACGGACAAAGTGATTGACAAATCAATGCAACGGCTTATTTCGGCCTATGAAAAAGAACTGAGTGCACTGATCCGCAAGTAG